The Bernardetia litoralis DSM 6794 genome includes a window with the following:
- a CDS encoding IS4 family transposase: protein MRYSLTNEINKLIDRFPILSHLSRKKFLAMYILALINSRNVQFCETANHLNPEVKNKSNETRIQDFYRKAELNFDQIALLFFCIFPSSQKLDIVIDRTEWDFGKYQCNILMVVLSNRTLTLPFYWELLDNKSGNSNTENRIDLVKKCLDIILPQRISLFVGDREFVGHHWFKYLKYNKINFCFRIPKHHNIVHYDEHMNKIVQKAEHLHQAYPNGITLSNRLVDGIVGNVYIGTGKDGELLFLFGNLAAPTLPKYYERRWTIESFFQNLKGRGFNLKITHLQNSEKLKKLIACVSLAYAFCSNTGLYEHRKVQNKNHGRKSKSFSRKGRDIIRDLLKQTELLAQLVEKFVRIICINANHLKIKPNILI from the coding sequence ATGAGATATTCTCTCACTAACGAAATTAATAAATTAATAGACCGTTTCCCAATTCTTTCGCACCTTTCTCGTAAAAAATTTCTAGCTATGTATATTTTAGCTTTAATTAATAGTAGAAATGTGCAATTTTGTGAAACAGCAAATCACCTCAATCCAGAAGTTAAAAATAAATCTAATGAAACTAGAATACAAGATTTTTACAGAAAAGCAGAGTTAAATTTTGACCAAATTGCACTTCTATTTTTTTGTATTTTTCCCTCTTCTCAAAAATTAGACATTGTTATAGATCGTACAGAATGGGATTTTGGTAAATATCAATGTAATATTCTAATGGTTGTGCTAAGTAATCGTACACTTACTTTACCTTTTTATTGGGAATTATTAGATAATAAAAGTGGCAATTCCAACACCGAAAATAGGATAGATTTAGTAAAAAAATGTTTGGACATCATTCTTCCTCAACGAATTAGTTTATTTGTTGGAGATAGGGAATTTGTAGGTCATCATTGGTTTAAGTATCTGAAATACAATAAGATAAATTTTTGTTTTCGAATTCCCAAACATCATAATATTGTTCATTATGACGAACACATGAATAAAATAGTGCAAAAAGCAGAGCATCTTCATCAAGCTTATCCTAATGGAATAACTTTGTCTAATAGATTAGTAGATGGTATTGTAGGAAATGTATATATAGGAACAGGAAAAGATGGAGAACTTTTATTTTTATTTGGCAATTTAGCAGCTCCTACTTTACCTAAATACTATGAAAGAAGGTGGACAATAGAGAGCTTTTTTCAGAACTTAAAAGGAAGAGGTTTTAATTTAAAAATTACTCATTTACAAAATAGCGAAAAGCTTAAAAAATTGATTGCTTGCGTTTCTCTAGCTTATGCTTTTTGTTCTAATACAGGGCTGTACGAACATAGAAAAGTACAAAATAAAAATCACGGGAGAAAATCTAAAAGTTTTTCACGAAAAGGAAGAGACATAATACGAGATTTATTAAAACAGACAGAATTATTAGCCCAACTTGTTGAAAAGTTTGTCAGAATTATTTGCATAAATGCTAATCATTTAAAGATTAAACCTAATATTTTAATCTAA
- a CDS encoding RHS repeat domain-containing protein: MTQEHHYYPFGMNMSGIERDGELKYQFNGMVEREEAFGLELHETPFRSYDAQLGRFWQVEPLADEFHSMSMFQFAFNNPISANDPSGLRVTYTPRWA; encoded by the coding sequence ATTACCCAAGAACATCACTACTATCCATTTGGAATGAATATGAGTGGAATAGAAAGGGATGGAGAACTAAAATATCAGTTCAACGGAATGGTAGAGCGAGAGGAGGCTTTTGGATTAGAGTTGCATGAAACACCTTTTAGAAGTTATGACGCACAGCTTGGGAGGTTTTGGCAGGTAGAGCCGTTGGCTGATGAATTTCATAGTATGTCTATGTTTCAGTTTGCGTTTAATAACCCTATTAGTGCAAATGATCCTAGTGGATTGAGAGTTACTTACACCCCTCGTTGGGCGTAG
- a CDS encoding ABC transporter permease: MNFSLWLESLSMALGALKSNLLRTLLSLLGVTIGIFAIIGVLTFVDALEKGIKGSLSFLGESVIYVQKMPWIFASDYPWWKYINRPDPSMEEFRFLEKNLTYAEAVSVFAIRGGFTAKYKKNSLSGLTVQGITFQHNIVSDIPIEYGRYFTQIEVDRAVEVVILGNTVAKDLFGDENVESAIDKIIKLKGKKFRIIGILKKQGDNLLDAPSNDNITIMPYYTLAKMIPEGKTGIQPSISIKGFENDKDLQNVEGEITGLLRIKRGLRPKEEENFALNRPEQFAVFLDGVIGVLTVAGWIIGSFSIVVGGFGIANIMFVSVKERTSLIGVQKALGAKRAFILWQFLLEAILLCIIGGIGGLILVSLLSFFSSDTFVISLSVSNMILGVSVATVIGVGAGIIPAILAAILDPVEAMRSV, translated from the coding sequence ATGAATTTTTCTTTGTGGTTAGAAAGCCTTTCAATGGCATTAGGAGCGTTGAAAAGCAATTTATTACGAACCCTTCTTTCTCTTTTGGGGGTAACGATTGGCATTTTTGCCATTATTGGTGTGCTTACTTTTGTTGATGCTTTAGAAAAAGGAATTAAAGGAAGTTTGTCATTTTTGGGAGAAAGTGTGATTTATGTTCAAAAAATGCCTTGGATTTTTGCTTCTGATTATCCATGGTGGAAATACATCAACCGTCCAGATCCAAGTATGGAAGAGTTTCGTTTCTTAGAAAAAAATCTAACTTATGCCGAAGCTGTTTCTGTTTTTGCTATTCGTGGAGGCTTTACAGCTAAATACAAAAAAAATAGTCTTTCTGGTCTGACTGTACAAGGAATTACTTTTCAGCATAATATTGTAAGTGATATTCCTATCGAATACGGACGTTATTTTACTCAAATTGAAGTAGATAGAGCCGTTGAAGTGGTTATTTTGGGAAATACAGTTGCTAAAGATTTATTTGGGGATGAAAATGTAGAAAGTGCTATTGATAAAATAATTAAACTAAAAGGAAAGAAATTTAGAATAATAGGAATTCTGAAAAAGCAAGGTGATAATCTTTTAGATGCTCCTAGTAATGACAATATTACCATTATGCCATATTATACCTTAGCCAAAATGATTCCTGAAGGAAAAACAGGAATTCAGCCTTCTATTTCTATAAAAGGCTTTGAAAATGATAAAGATTTACAAAATGTAGAAGGAGAAATTACAGGACTTTTACGCATAAAGAGAGGATTACGACCAAAAGAAGAAGAAAATTTTGCTCTAAATAGACCTGAGCAGTTTGCCGTTTTTTTGGATGGTGTAATCGGAGTTCTGACAGTTGCAGGGTGGATAATTGGTAGTTTTTCAATAGTAGTAGGAGGTTTTGGGATTGCAAATATCATGTTTGTTTCTGTCAAAGAACGCACTTCTTTGATTGGAGTTCAAAAAGCTTTAGGAGCAAAACGAGCTTTTATTTTGTGGCAGTTTTTGTTGGAAGCTATTTTACTTTGTATTATTGGAGGAATTGGAGGACTTATTTTGGTTTCTCTTCTATCCTTTTTTTCTAGTGATACCTTTGTGATTTCACTTTCAGTTAGCAATATGATTTTGGGGGTAAGTGTAGCAACTGTTATTGGAGTTGGGGCTGGAATTATTCCTGCTATTTTAGCTGCTATTTTAGACCCTGTCGAAGCGATGCGTTCGGTTTAA
- a CDS encoding immunity 26/phosphotriesterase HocA family protein has translation MGKHLKEGMVFQIPLWGNFGYAYAKYIIFENTRQKYEAIKIYCTHTKTKNVNLNDLDLSSYIYQPILLAGSRVIMRKKIWEVIGKVDVTEEEHIIPDFKYIDSWDKSFFLTKNLLNRTPIEFEKVKHLEDEAYIASGNIEIRTTITFIEKEGKKVEDYLDLTNENVAYRYKIKDTIYTLDDIPKQYWGKAKD, from the coding sequence ATGGGAAAACACTTAAAAGAAGGTATGGTATTTCAAATTCCGCTTTGGGGTAATTTTGGATATGCTTATGCTAAATATATTATCTTTGAAAATACAAGACAAAAATATGAAGCAATAAAAATATACTGTACACACACTAAAACTAAGAATGTAAATTTGAATGACTTAGATTTATCTTCCTATATATATCAACCTATTTTATTGGCAGGTTCTCGTGTTATTATGAGAAAAAAAATATGGGAAGTTATAGGTAAAGTAGATGTTACAGAAGAAGAACATATTATTCCTGATTTTAAATATATTGATAGTTGGGATAAAAGTTTTTTTTTAACAAAAAATTTACTGAACAGAACTCCAATAGAATTTGAAAAAGTAAAACATTTAGAAGATGAAGCATACATAGCAAGTGGTAATATAGAAATTCGTACTACTATTACTTTTATAGAAAAAGAAGGTAAAAAAGTAGAGGATTACTTAGATTTAACCAATGAAAATGTAGCTTATCGATATAAAATTAAAGATACTATTTATACCTTAGATGATATTCCTAAACAATATTGGGGAAAAGCAAAGGACTAG
- a CDS encoding RHS repeat-associated core domain-containing protein, translated as MNMSGIERDGELKYQFNGMVEKEEAFGLELYETPFRSYDAQLGRFWQVEPLADEFHSISMFQFAFNNPVSYE; from the coding sequence ATGAATATGAGTGGTATAGAAAGGGATGGAGAACTAAAATACCAGTTCAACGGAATGGTAGAAAAGGAAGAGGCGTTTGGTCTTGAACTCTATGAAACACCCTTTAGAAGTTATGATGCACAGCTTGGAAGGTTTTGGCAGGTAGAGCCGTTGGCTGATGAGTTTCATAGTATATCTATGTTTCAATTTGCGTTTAATAATCCTGTTAGCTATGAATGA
- a CDS encoding RHS repeat domain-containing protein yields the protein MLVEKRQKITISATVSWQKLVSELTIEQDGNLTVFIDNQDTEAVYFDNLELRVESDPTLVITQEHHYYPFGMNMSGIERDGELKYQFNGMVEKEEAFGLELYETPFRSYDAQLGRFWQVEPLADEFHSISMFQFAFNNPVSMNDPTGLIPNGGHLKKEPEYTYSFDQGSWLNSSGAQVSTGEAMDWVNGSFLWDNRNEVLTLSGDIMTKALNLMGEGEITNFAISEGNGRGEVARITYNHKASNGQESLVGISLETNDGGGLIPWKPIRDGIIKVIEKDLKVIDYGWNHWTFGTEIEKQESGHKGAINLDLAGMYHGRLAIKRDVITTRTLVGSANGEMLSSGKFRITGGGVRYNGFGGFVFSETDFFTGAENFRITLNLYGFTGELLLKPDDAILSFGKTWLEAGGSVWHTGGKTRTGTAFALLKASDFIE from the coding sequence TTGCTTGTTGAGAAGCGACAAAAAATAACTATTTCTGCGACTGTTTCGTGGCAAAAACTGGTATCTGAACTCACTATTGAGCAAGACGGAAATCTTACTGTTTTCATAGACAACCAAGACACCGAAGCCGTTTATTTTGATAATCTTGAACTACGAGTAGAAAGCGACCCTACTTTAGTCATTACCCAAGAACACCACTACTATCCATTTGGAATGAATATGAGTGGTATAGAAAGGGATGGAGAACTAAAATACCAGTTCAACGGAATGGTAGAAAAGGAAGAGGCGTTTGGTCTTGAACTCTATGAAACACCCTTTAGAAGTTATGATGCACAGCTTGGAAGGTTTTGGCAGGTAGAGCCGTTGGCTGATGAGTTTCATAGTATATCTATGTTTCAGTTTGCTTTTAATAATCCTGTTAGTATGAACGATCCTACTGGATTAATTCCAAATGGTGGACATTTAAAAAAAGAACCTGAATATACTTATTCTTTTGACCAAGGTTCTTGGCTGAATAGTTCTGGTGCACAGGTTTCGACTGGCGAGGCTATGGATTGGGTTAATGGAAGTTTTCTTTGGGATAACCGAAATGAGGTTCTTACTCTCTCTGGAGATATAATGACAAAAGCCCTCAATTTAATGGGTGAAGGTGAAATAACAAATTTTGCTATATCAGAAGGAAACGGAAGAGGAGAAGTTGCTCGTATTACTTATAACCATAAAGCATCAAACGGACAAGAATCACTTGTTGGTATATCGCTTGAAACTAATGATGGAGGTGGACTTATACCTTGGAAACCTATTAGAGACGGAATTATTAAAGTCATAGAAAAAGACTTGAAAGTTATTGATTATGGTTGGAATCATTGGACTTTTGGAACAGAAATAGAAAAACAAGAATCTGGTCACAAAGGTGCAATTAATTTAGACTTGGCAGGAATGTATCATGGAAGGTTGGCTATAAAAAGAGATGTTATAACAACACGAACACTTGTTGGTTCAGCTAATGGAGAAATGCTGTCTAGTGGGAAATTTCGTATCACAGGAGGAGGCGTGAGATACAATGGGTTTGGTGGGTTTGTATTTAGCGAAACTGACTTTTTTACAGGAGCAGAGAATTTTAGAATAACTCTAAACTTATATGGATTTACTGGAGAATTACTATTGAAACCAGATGATGCAATACTTTCATTTGGTAAAACTTGGCTTGAAGCAGGAGGTAGTGTTTGGCACACAGGAGGAAAGACAAGAACTGGCACAGCCTTCGCTTTGCTTAAAGCATCTGACTTTATAGAATAA
- a CDS encoding RHS repeat domain-containing protein, which produces MRELKRAKRAKELEPTSYYVPRGELVVQLRDSTDSLLVEKRQKITISATVSWQKLVSELTIEQDENLTVFIDNQDTEAVYFDNLELRVESDPTLVITQEHHYYPFGMNMSGIERDGELKYQFNGMVEKEQAFGLELYETPFRSYDAQLGRFWQVEPLADEFHSISMFQFAFNNPISANDPSGLRVTYTLKGAQRSAGLSNYIYNRNSNEYSYNDWTGQYKDGNSNVANWGQVSNYLHITGQAINLTQLARQILSKALRVMGKGSITNFTIDAGGHEGELVRIGYTHTANGKSTGVGVSVIDDTGTENKPYAILGIHSNTSEDSGMIDGHAWLSISKPNKELVATYGLWPDDHHRIESDLFKSDPKSKWTDVRKNMEVENMKQPKYSYYYCTLLFFKVLNSFTFSD; this is translated from the coding sequence TTGAGAGAACTAAAACGAGCCAAAAGGGCGAAAGAGTTAGAACCTACTTCTTATTATGTTCCTAGAGGCGAGTTAGTAGTTCAGCTTAGAGATTCTACCGATAGTTTGCTTGTTGAGAAAAGGCAAAAAATAACTATTTCTGCTACTGTTTCGTGGCAAAAACTGGTATCTGAACTCACTATTGAGCAAGACGAAAACCTTACTGTTTTCATAGACAACCAAGATACCGAAGCCGTTTATTTTGATAACCTTGAACTACGAGTAGAAAGCGACCCTACTTTAGTCATTACCCAAGAACACCACTACTATCCGTTTGGAATGAATATGAGTGGCATAGAAAGGGACGGAGAACTAAAATATCAGTTCAATGGAATGGTAGAAAAAGAACAGGCTTTTGGTTTAGAGTTGTATGAAACACCTTTTAGAAGTTATGATGCACAGCTTGGGAGGTTTTGGCAGGTAGAACCGTTGGCTGATGAATTTCATAGTATATCTATGTTTCAGTTTGCTTTTAATAATCCGATTAGTGCCAATGACCCTAGTGGATTGAGAGTTACTTACACACTCAAAGGAGCTCAAAGAAGTGCTGGGTTAAGTAATTATATTTATAATCGAAATTCTAATGAATATTCCTACAATGATTGGACTGGACAATACAAGGACGGTAATAGTAATGTAGCAAATTGGGGACAAGTAAGTAACTATCTACATATTACAGGTCAAGCTATTAACTTAACCCAATTAGCAAGACAGATATTAAGTAAAGCTCTAAGAGTTATGGGAAAAGGTTCAATAACTAACTTTACGATTGATGCTGGGGGACACGAAGGAGAACTAGTACGTATTGGATATACACACACTGCTAACGGAAAGAGTACTGGGGTTGGTGTATCAGTCATTGACGACACAGGTACTGAAAATAAACCCTATGCTATACTAGGAATACATTCTAATACTTCAGAAGATAGTGGCATGATTGATGGTCATGCTTGGCTATCTATATCAAAGCCAAATAAAGAACTGGTTGCTACTTATGGTTTATGGCCTGATGATCATCATAGAATTGAATCAGATCTTTTTAAATCAGACCCTAAGAGCAAATGGACAGATGTTAGGAAAAATATGGAGGTAGAAAATATGAAACAACCAAAATATAGTTATTATTACTGTACCCTACTATTTTTCAAAGTATTAAATAGTTTTACTTTTTCTGATTAA
- the hutH gene encoding histidine ammonia-lyase gives MLHQISNQTISIQEIYQIAKNHTKIELSEESKAQIIKAQAYLENLITQSEEAVYGVNTGFGYLCNYKIPREQISELQENLVMSHACGMGDEVPTFIVRLMLLLKIQSLSYGHSGVQLQTVQRLIDFYNEDILPVVYELGSLGASGDLAPLAHLALPVIGMGVVQIKDTNGIYQKYQAEEILKQKNWNPIKLKAKEGLAMLNGTQFMSAYGVACMVESEKLNTVGDTIGALSADAFLCRSEPFDHLTHKIRPHKGQIATAKTIRELLEGSEIMQQPKAHVQDPYSFRCMPQVQGASKDAFTYINSVFECEINSVTDNPNVFPDEDKILSGGNFHGQPLAISLDFAAIALAELGSISERRTYLLMAGERNLPPFLVRDSGLHSGMMIAQYTAASIVSQNKQFCTPASVDSIISSKGQEDHVSMGANAATKLYKILQNVKRILGIELMAAAQAIEFRRPLKTSDKLEEFLAKYRNYVEPLQKDRILHDDMIKSVLFLEEYEI, from the coding sequence ATGCTTCATCAAATATCAAATCAAACTATTTCTATTCAAGAAATTTATCAAATAGCTAAAAATCACACAAAAATAGAGCTTTCAGAAGAAAGTAAAGCACAAATAATAAAAGCGCAAGCCTATCTAGAAAATCTTATTACACAGAGTGAAGAAGCCGTTTATGGTGTCAATACAGGTTTTGGTTATTTGTGTAATTACAAAATCCCTAGAGAACAAATTAGCGAATTGCAAGAAAATTTAGTCATGTCGCACGCCTGTGGAATGGGCGATGAAGTTCCTACTTTTATTGTTCGTTTGATGCTACTTCTCAAAATTCAATCTCTTTCTTATGGACATTCAGGCGTTCAATTACAGACAGTTCAAAGACTCATTGATTTTTATAATGAAGATATTTTGCCTGTTGTTTATGAGTTGGGTTCGCTGGGTGCATCAGGCGATTTAGCTCCTTTGGCTCATCTTGCCTTGCCTGTTATTGGAATGGGAGTTGTTCAGATAAAAGATACTAATGGAATTTATCAAAAATATCAAGCAGAGGAAATTTTAAAGCAAAAAAACTGGAATCCAATAAAATTAAAGGCAAAAGAAGGCTTGGCAATGCTCAACGGAACACAGTTTATGAGTGCTTATGGTGTTGCGTGCATGGTAGAATCTGAAAAATTGAATACTGTTGGGGATACGATTGGCGCACTTTCAGCAGATGCTTTTTTGTGTCGTTCTGAGCCTTTTGACCATCTTACTCACAAAATCCGTCCACACAAAGGACAAATTGCAACAGCAAAAACAATTAGAGAACTTTTGGAAGGAAGCGAGATAATGCAACAACCAAAAGCGCATGTTCAAGACCCTTATTCTTTCCGTTGTATGCCACAAGTGCAGGGAGCGAGTAAAGACGCTTTTACTTATATCAACTCGGTTTTTGAGTGTGAAATAAATTCGGTTACAGATAATCCAAATGTTTTTCCTGATGAAGATAAAATTCTTTCTGGTGGGAATTTTCACGGACAACCTTTAGCTATTTCGTTGGATTTTGCAGCGATTGCACTAGCAGAGTTAGGAAGTATTTCAGAGCGAAGAACCTATTTATTAATGGCTGGAGAACGAAATTTGCCTCCTTTTTTGGTGCGTGATTCGGGTTTGCATTCGGGAATGATGATAGCACAATATACAGCAGCTTCCATTGTAAGCCAAAATAAACAATTTTGTACGCCTGCAAGTGTGGACAGTATTATCTCTTCAAAAGGACAGGAAGACCACGTAAGTATGGGAGCAAATGCAGCTACAAAACTCTATAAAATTCTTCAAAATGTAAAACGAATTTTGGGAATAGAACTTATGGCAGCAGCTCAAGCAATAGAATTTAGAAGACCTTTAAAAACATCTGATAAGCTAGAAGAATTTTTAGCAAAATATAGAAATTACGTAGAACCATTACAAAAAGATAGGATTTTGCATGATGATATGATAAAAAGTGTTCTTTTTTTAGAAGAATATGAAATTTAA
- a CDS encoding RHS repeat-associated core domain-containing protein: MIVEKRQKITISATVSWQKLLSEFTAEEDGNLTVFIDNQDTEAVYFDNLELRIESDPTLVITQEHHYYPFGMNMSGIERDGELKYQFNGMVEKEEAFGLELYETPFRSYDAQLGRFWQVEPLADEFHSISMFQFAFNNPISANDPSGLSPDFMNFLKDLVKNAGDGTTTYSGDRIRSDFAGWMTDRGADSEWGTHNGQQGYWLEFGSREFTASGKTRGVRSRESIFLATDIKYKSGNKGFSFHTWERNLSNSFSNFGSKVEDIFGDGSNMQGFAEGIAGLNPLTSAANVYTGYMNGENIFGEKQGKLGTAAELASIIPGEGLAVKGTAYLGKGMMAAAPLLVRNLKGSHSVYHGFKNGALVYVGRTKDLARRMREHGDRFDDIKPVFSDISRSVAKGLEQIEISKFGLNNLENKINAIGINNKKISQYYRDAVSFLTQ; encoded by the coding sequence TTGATTGTTGAGAAGCGACAAAAAATAACTATCTCAGCTACTGTTTCGTGGCAAAAACTACTTTCTGAATTTACAGCAGAAGAAGATGGAAACCTTACTGTTTTCATAGACAACCAAGACACAGAAGCCGTTTATTTTGATAATCTTGAACTACGAATAGAAAGTGATCCTACTTTAGTCATTACCCAAGAACACCATTATTATCCATTTGGAATGAATATGAGTGGTATAGAAAGGGATGGAGAACTAAAATATCAGTTCAATGGAATGGTGGAAAAGGAAGAAGCCTTCGGTCTAGAACTCTATGAAACACCTTTTAGGAGTTATGATGCACAACTTGGTAGGTTTTGGCAGGTAGAGCCTCTAGCTGATGAGTTTCATAGTATATCTATGTTTCAGTTTGCTTTTAATAATCCAATAAGCGCAAATGATCCTAGTGGATTAAGTCCTGACTTTATGAATTTCTTGAAGGACTTAGTAAAAAACGCTGGTGATGGTACGACTACTTATTCAGGGGATCGAATACGTTCAGATTTTGCAGGTTGGATGACGGATAGAGGTGCAGACAGTGAATGGGGAACGCATAATGGACAACAAGGCTATTGGTTAGAATTTGGTAGTAGAGAGTTTACTGCTAGTGGTAAAACAAGAGGAGTTAGGTCAAGAGAATCTATTTTTCTTGCTACCGATATCAAATATAAATCAGGTAATAAAGGCTTTAGTTTTCATACTTGGGAAAGAAACTTGAGTAATAGTTTTAGCAATTTTGGAAGCAAAGTTGAGGATATATTTGGTGATGGAAGTAATATGCAAGGATTTGCTGAAGGTATAGCTGGTTTGAATCCTCTTACAAGTGCTGCAAATGTATATACAGGCTATATGAATGGCGAAAATATATTTGGAGAGAAACAAGGAAAATTAGGTACAGCAGCAGAACTAGCTAGTATTATTCCTGGTGAAGGACTTGCAGTAAAAGGAACGGCTTATTTAGGAAAGGGAATGATGGCTGCTGCTCCTTTGTTAGTAAGAAACTTAAAAGGTTCTCATTCTGTTTATCATGGGTTTAAAAATGGCGCACTTGTGTATGTTGGAAGAACCAAAGATTTAGCTAGAAGAATGAGAGAACATGGAGATAGATTTGATGATATAAAACCTGTATTTTCAGACATTTCAAGGTCAGTAGCAAAAGGTTTAGAGCAAATAGAAATTTCTAAATTTGGACTCAATAATTTAGAAAATAAAATTAATGCTATTGGAATAAATAATAAAAAAATATCGCAGTATTATAGAGATGCTGTTTCTTTTTTAACTCAATAA